A single window of Botrytis cinerea B05.10 chromosome 15, complete sequence DNA harbors:
- the Bcrnh1 gene encoding Bcrnh1 encodes MSRAHTTQHRITKSKKNRRSLGIPNLPTQTRQDIIRQGILLLEEIRKLIKVENLGRSTDLSNLIMPPATRKRKFSEDKEGEGKDKGGSSSAQKYYAVRKGKETGVFTDWEDCKEQITGFGGAMYKSFSTKSDAEAFVAGKNPAKFSKGDKFYAVAVGHETGVYEEWADAKKQIDGVKGPKYKKFATREEAEEFVREGGKANKKVKTGSGKEESEKKVVKGKGKVTVEEKAQEVSKGDMIKVWTDGSSRGNGKVGAVAGYGVFFGDGDERNISAPLEGSPQTNQRAELTAALRALETVPLDKNIEIITDSNYTINCATVWYKNWGKNGWKTSTGKPVMNEDLVKQIRALIDKRTKNKAQTNLTWVKGHDENPGNVAADRLAVKGAMEKNR; translated from the exons ATGTCCAGAGCACACACAACTCAACATCGCATTACtaaatcgaagaagaatagaagaTCACTAGGAATTCCGAATCTGCCAACACAAACACGACAGGATATTATAAGACAGGGAATATTGTTGCTCGAAGAAATTCGAAAGCTGATAAAGGTGGAAAACTTGGGACGCTCGACAGATTTGAGCAATCTTATAATGCCTCCAGCtacgaggaagagaaaatttAGCGAGGataaagagggagaggggaaggatAAGGGAGGATCTAGCAGTGCGCAGAAATATTACGCAGTcaggaaagggaaggaaacCGGCGTGTTTACTGATTGGGAGGATTGTAAGGAACAAATTACGGGGTTTGGGGGAGCTATGT ATAAATCTTTTTCGACAAAATCAGATGCAGAAGCATTTGTAGCCGGGAAGAATCCAGCGAAATTTTCAAAGGGAGATAAATTCTATGCTGTGGCCGTGGGACACGAAACGGGGGTTTATGAGGAGTGGGCGGATGCGAAAAAACAAATTGATGGGGTAAAGGGAccaaaatataagaaatttgCTACAAGGGAGGAGGCAGAGGAGTTCGTGAGAGAAGGTGGAAAGGCCAATAAGAAGGTTAAGACAGGGTCGGGAAAAGAGGAGAGCGAAAAGAAAGTGGTGAAGGGGAAGGGCAAGGTTACGGTGGAAGAGAAAGCGCAGGAAGTGAGTAAGGGAGATATGATAAAGGTTTGGACGGATGGGAGTAGCAGAGGCAACGGAAAGGTTGGGGCCGTGGCTGGATATGGTGTTTTCTTTGGAGACGGCGATGAAAG AAACATCTCGGCTCCCCTAGAAGGCTCCCCTCAAACTAACCAGCGCGCCGAACTCACGGCTGCGCTCCGCGCCCTCGAGACTGTACCATTAGATAAGAATATCGAAATTATCACAGACAGCAATTACACCATAAATTGCGCAACGGTATGGTATAAGAATTGGGGGAAAAATGGATGGAAAACTAGTACTGGAAAACCAGTCATGAACGAAGACTTGGTGAAGCAGATTAGGGCACTCATTGACAAGAGAACGAAAAATAAGGCTCAGACTAATTTGACGTGGGTTAAGGGGCATGATGAGAACCCGGGGAATGTGGCGGCGGACAGGTTGGCTGTTAAGGGGGCAATGGAGAAGAACAGGTGA